The region GCACAGTGCCAGGGTCGGTCGGGTACACCTCGGCGATCTCGGCGAGGTTCGCCGGCTCCGGTGGTGTCCCGGTGAGAACGCGGTTCCAGAAGTCGCCGAGGGCGGGGATCATGTGCTCATCGATGAACCGGTCATCTCGGGGCTCCCAATAGAGGCGGAACTCCCGTCCGCCGATCCAGACGACGACTCCGGCTTTCTGGGTGCCCGCAACGAACATCTCCGCCTGCACCTGGACACGGATGTCGGTGGGGATGCCCTCGTCCCAGTGGTGGCCCGCGACCGCGTGAGCGGTCTTGAACTGCCACGTTGTGAACGGGTCGAACGAGACACGGTCGAACGACGCGTGCAGGATCGGCACCTCGGCGGAGCGGGCCATGAACCCCGGCCAGAGCGTCGCGTGGACGCCGGAGAACTTGTGCACCCAGGCCTCCATGATCGGCTCGGACTGGTGGCCGATGAACGCGAGGACCGGGTCGAAGTCGCTGTCGATGCCCTGCTTGTGCTTGTACACATCCAGGGCCGTCGAGAAGCGGGACAGACCCATGACCGCCGCGACCTCGGAAGCGCCGATCGACTTCCGCCGCTCCTGCTCCCACTCCGGGGTGTCCGGGGTGACGTCGACTCTCGCGTATGCGCTCATGCGTCGTCCTCCCCGTCTCTGTAGGTGCGCTCCTCTTCGTTTTCGGCGCCGCACTTGGGGCACGCCCACTCGTATTCGAAGGTGCGTTCGTGGGTGCCGGGGTGGAGGAGGAAGACGTCTGCTTGGACGTCGCCGTCGAAGTCGCAGTCCGGGTAGGGGCAGGTGGCGGGAATGGTGACGGTGTCGACGGGGGCGAAGTACGACTCCGCACCGGTCACGCCTTCGGGGTAGCCGGCGTAGCTCATGCGAGGTCCTCGTCTGCGGGTCGCCAACCGTCGAGGTCGTCGTACTTGGCCTTGTCGCGGTGGTCGTCGCCGGCTGCTTGGAGGTCGTCGTCGGGGAATGGGTCAGTCACAGTCCCAGCCCCTCGACTACGCGGTCGGCGAGCTTCTGCAGACCTTCCTGGTCGGTGATGGTCGACTTCTCGTGCATCGCGATCCGGATGAACGCGAGGAGGTTCGCGATGTTCTCCTGCTCTGCGAGTGCGAGGGTCGCCTTCACCTGTGCGAGTTGCAGGTGGTAGTCGGTCATGGGCTTCGAGGTGCCGATGCTGTTGGCGGTCTCGATGTGAGTTCTGGCTTCGTCGATGAGGCTTCTCACCGTCGGCATCGGATCAGTCATCGGAGGCCTCCTCGCCGACGAAGTACTGCTGGATCTCGTCATCCGTGAACTCGTGGGTCGTCTCCGTGTAGAAGTCGTTGACCGGGAGACCATGAACGGCAGCCGCGACATCTGAGCGGCAGACTTCGGTGGCCGGGTGCTGAAGAATCGAGAGCGCGAACTCGACCCACTGCCCCCACTGGCCCTCGGCGTTGGAGTTGCCATTCCGCGGGGAGTGGGAGACGAACCAGTCGCCCATCCACGGAGCGTGAACTAGGGTCAGGCGCTTGCTGGCGGCGATACCGGACACGTACTGCTCCTCGTAAGAGTCTCGGAATGGGCGGGTCATTTGTTGTCTCCTTCGAGGGAGTTGAGGATGGTGCCGCACATCGCAGTGCAGGCGGTGAGGATCGCGAGGACGGCGCCCGCGTAGTAGAGGGTCATCAGGCCGGCGAGAGCGGACGCGACGCAGAGGGTGATGGAGGCGACGAACGCCACCGTCAGGAACGCCTTCATCGGGTCACCCCCGCGACGGTGACGGTGATGACGATGACGGCTGCAGCGAACAGGAGGGCGCACACCCAGGACCAGAACGTGTCCTTGTTCATCACAGCCACCCCAGGAGGTGAGCCACGCCATAGCCGGCGGAGATGATGACGAGAGCGACAGCGCCGAACCCGAGGCCAGTGCAAACCACCAGCGCCCACACGAGCGCACCATTCGGCTCACTCGGGTCGTAGTCGATGCGGTGAAAGTGATCCGCGGCTTGGCTTTCATTAGTGCGGTTCATTTGAAAGCTCTCCTCTCCAACAGGTGGAGGTAGACGGTGGCGGCGAGGACACCCGTGACGGTCGCGGTCAACGCACCAGTCAGAAGCAGACGGAAAGTACGCATCACGACTCCCCGAGAATCGAACGAGCCAGATCGAGGTGATAGTCGTACGGGAAGACCCGGGCATCACCGTTCTCGGCGCGACGCTCAAACTCCCGACCAGCCGTTCGCAGGATGGCGAGTTGCGCGTCGATGGTGCGATGCAGAGTCACGATCAGGCGACCGTCCGCGTCGAGCATCTGCTCCGCGACTTCGGTTTCGACTTCAAGTCCTGGCTCCTGCTGCGTGAAGATCGCGCCGAAGGGCTCAGGGTCGAACTCCCAGACGCCTGGGGTTGCATCGGCTTTGAGCGCTTCGAGTTTCTGGATCGCTGCTGCGATCGTCTCAGCCGCGTTCATGACGGCTCCTCACAGCCGGCCGGCACCACCGGGAACGGGTAGATGAACGTCTTCCGGGGGAACAGTGGAAGCGGGATCTGGGCGTGATCACTCATCAGGACACCGCCTCTTCCGCGACGAGGAACTTCCTTAGCCCCTCAGGAACCGATGCGACGAGTGCC is a window of Leifsonia williamsii DNA encoding:
- a CDS encoding YqaJ viral recombinase family protein is translated as MSAYARVDVTPDTPEWEQERRKSIGASEVAAVMGLSRFSTALDVYKHKQGIDSDFDPVLAFIGHQSEPIMEAWVHKFSGVHATLWPGFMARSAEVPILHASFDRVSFDPFTTWQFKTAHAVAGHHWDEGIPTDIRVQVQAEMFVAGTQKAGVVVWIGGREFRLYWEPRDDRFIDEHMIPALGDFWNRVLTGTPPEPANLAEIAEVYPTDPGTVLELPETAFETLERITVLNSDITAQEKERDALKVALSEFVQGAETLTYAGRPVATWKTQKGRASFDKRTFELDHPDLAAAYTNQGAPFKVLRRLKEKS